A genomic stretch from Plasmodium cynomolgi strain B DNA, scaffold: 1468, whole genome shotgun sequence includes:
- a CDS encoding Pv-fam-d protein (putative) — ILKFLKKADAKYERFIYNILNDNIPQNAKDSLVISNASLTTLLLVLSGVAPATVISSYISLLLVLLPILLMYILHRYKKCKPLNKIYGSSGSP; from the exons ATACTTAAATTTCTGAAAAAAGCAGATGCAAAATATGAAAGgttcatatataatatactgAATGATAATATACCTCAAAATGCTAAAGATAGTTTAG ttaTATCAAATGCTTCATTAACAACTCTATTATTGGTATTAAGTGGGGTTGCCCCAGCCACTGTAATATCCTCATATATTAGTTTATTACTTGTTCTCTTACccattttattaatgtaCATTCTTCACCGATACAAGAAATGTAAACctttgaata